A window of Massilia sp. NR 4-1 genomic DNA:
TCGGTCTCCCGTCCTTCCTGCCGGCGGAGATCCAGGCGCCCATCATCGTGACCGTGCATGCGCCCAAGCATCCAGCCTGGAATTTCACCGAGTTCTATCAGCGCGTGAAGGCGCGCGGCGTGATTCTGTATCCGGGTAAGTTGACGGCGGTCGAAACCTTCCGCGTTGGTTGCATCGGTGCCATCGATTCCAGCGACATGCGCCGCGGCCTGGCCGCTATTGCCGCCGTGCTCGACGAAATGGGCATGCGCCAGTAATCAAAACAAGGAGAACAGCAATGCAACGCAATACCGAACAAAGCCCGGCCTATCGCGGCCCCCTGCAAGCCGTGGTCTGCGACTGGGCCGGCACCCTGGTCGATTTTGGCTCCTTTGCGCCGACCCAGGTGCTGATCGACGCCTTCGCCGGTTTCGGCGTCGAAGTCTCGCTGGAAGAAGCGCGCCGCCCCATGGGGCTGGCGAAGTGGGACCACATCGAAGCCCTGGGCAAGCAGGACGGCGTGGCTGCGCGCTGGCTGCGGCGTTTCGGCGCGCCCATGCAAAGCAGCGACGTCGACGCGATCTACGCCAGCTTCCTGCCGCTGCAGATCGAACGCGTGGGCCACTATTCCGATCCCATCCCCGGCGCCATCGATGTGCTGGCGCAGTTGCGCCAGCGCGGCATGCGTATCGGTTCCTGCTCCGGCTATCCGCGCGTGGTGATGGACCGCCTGCTGGAAAAGGCGAGGGCGGATGGCCTGCTGGTGGACCATGCTGTCGCCACAGACGACCTGGCGGCGGGCGGCCGCCCCGGCCCGTGGATGGCGCTGGACAATGTGGTCAAGCTGGGCGTGCCGGCGGTGGCGGCTTGCGTGAAGATAGACGACACGGTTCCTGGCATCGCCGAAGGTTTGGCTGCCGGCATGTGGAGCGTGGGCCTGGCCTTGTCCGGCAACGAGATGGGCGTGACGCAAGCCGAGCTGGCAGCCCTGCCGCAGGAAGAACGCGCGCAGCGCGCCGAGGCGGCGCGGCAAAAGCTGCTGGGCGCCGGCGCCCACTACGTGATCGACACCATCGCCGATCTGCCGGTCGTGGTCGAGGCCATCGACGCCCGTCTGCGCGCGGGAGAGCGGCCTTGATGCCGGCAGCGCCGGGCAGGCAAATATGCGACAATCCGAGCGAAGATTTTTTGTCTCAGCCTGATACTGGAGTGTAGCTGCATGCTTGAAAACGCGATCGTCCGGCAAGCCGGCACCACGGTCTGGAAGCAGATCCAGGCCACGCTAGCCGACGAAGTGATGGCGGGCCGCCTGAGCGGCCGCCTGCCCAACGAGACAGCGCTGGCCGAGCGCTTTGCCGTCAACCGCCACACGGTGCGGCAGGCGGTCAAGGCGCTGGTGGAGCAGGGCATCGTGGAAGTCGTGCATGGGCGCGGCACCTTCGTGCGCGAGGACTTCCTCGACTACCAGATCGGCCGCCGCACGCGCCTGGCGCATAGCGTGGTGAAGGCGCGCCGCGTCGGCAAGAGCGAAATCCTGAACTGGGAAGCGCTGCGGCCCACGTCCGAAATCGCCGGCATGCTGGAGCTGTCGGCGCGCGCCCGCACCCTGGCCGTGAACTCGCTCGACGTGGTGGACGGCAAGGTGATCGGCGTCTGCACCCAGTACTTCCCGTTGCCGCGCTTCGAAGGCTTTGGCGAGGCGTATGCCAAGGCGGGCAAGACGCATCTGGCGCTGGCGCAGTTCGGCGTGCAGCAATTCCAGCGCCGCTTAAGCCGCATCACGGCGCGCCTGCCCAGCCTGGAGATTGCCCAGCGCCTGGGGCAGCCGGTGTCGCAGCCCATCCTGTATGTGGAAACGGTGTATGTCGATCAGGACGACAAGCCCTTCGAATACGGCATCTCGAATTTCAGCAGCACGGCGGTGCAGCTGGTGATCGAACCGGATTGAGGGAAGACAGCGCCGCCAGCGGCGGCGCGATGGGGGATCAGGCCTTGGCTTCTTCCGCCTTGGCCTTTTTCTTTTCCAGCTTGGGCAATTGCACCATGCGCGTGCCGGCGATCTTATCGTGCAGGAACTGGCGGTCCTTGTCGAGGAAGGCGGTCAGGGACCACAGCAGCACGCCGCCGAACAGTGCGTACAGCGCATGCCATTTTTCCAGGCCCAGCGCGTAGTCCAGCAGCAGGGCTGGCAGCACCCACATCCAGCTTGCCAGATAGCGCAGGGTCGCCACCTTGAGCGGCACATTCGTCTGGCCCGGCATCACCACTTTCAGGCGCCAGGTCTGCATCGCCAGGGTCTGGCCCTTGCGGCTCCATTGGTGGATGAAGTAGGCGCCCAGGATCAGGAAGGCCAGCGCCTGGCGCAGATGCTCGACCATCGGCGCGTGGCTGGCGCCGCTGATCATTTCAAAGACGAGGAAAGGCAGGAACAGCACGGCAAACGCCAGCAGCACTTCGTACACCATCGAAATCAGGCGGCGCTTGATGGTTGGATTGGTGGCGGTGAGGGGCGTGGCTTTATTTGCTGACATTGGGCGGTACGGCCGGAGCGGCATTAGGTGGTACGGAGGCTGCCGTCGCCGCCGATGCAGCGCCGCCGGCGTCGGCCGGAATGCTGGCCGTCGCCGGGACGGTGGCTGCCGCGGGCACGGCACCGGCGCCGGGATACGAACCAGGGATCACGTTGACCGCACCTGGCGCCGTGGCGGCGGGCGGCACGGCACCTGTAGCCGCGGCCGGATTGAGCGGCGGTGCCGGCGCGACGGCGCCCGGCGCATGCGGCTTGATCGGCTGCGGAGTTTTCATCTTGCTCTGAGCCGGCGTCGGCGGCTTGGCGACCTGCGG
This region includes:
- the phnX gene encoding phosphonoacetaldehyde hydrolase, which produces MQRNTEQSPAYRGPLQAVVCDWAGTLVDFGSFAPTQVLIDAFAGFGVEVSLEEARRPMGLAKWDHIEALGKQDGVAARWLRRFGAPMQSSDVDAIYASFLPLQIERVGHYSDPIPGAIDVLAQLRQRGMRIGSCSGYPRVVMDRLLEKARADGLLVDHAVATDDLAAGGRPGPWMALDNVVKLGVPAVAACVKIDDTVPGIAEGLAAGMWSVGLALSGNEMGVTQAELAALPQEERAQRAEAARQKLLGAGAHYVIDTIADLPVVVEAIDARLRAGERP
- the phnF gene encoding phosphonate metabolism transcriptional regulator PhnF; this translates as MLENAIVRQAGTTVWKQIQATLADEVMAGRLSGRLPNETALAERFAVNRHTVRQAVKALVEQGIVEVVHGRGTFVREDFLDYQIGRRTRLAHSVVKARRVGKSEILNWEALRPTSEIAGMLELSARARTLAVNSLDVVDGKVIGVCTQYFPLPRFEGFGEAYAKAGKTHLALAQFGVQQFQRRLSRITARLPSLEIAQRLGQPVSQPILYVETVYVDQDDKPFEYGISNFSSTAVQLVIEPD
- a CDS encoding RDD family protein codes for the protein MSANKATPLTATNPTIKRRLISMVYEVLLAFAVLFLPFLVFEMISGASHAPMVEHLRQALAFLILGAYFIHQWSRKGQTLAMQTWRLKVVMPGQTNVPLKVATLRYLASWMWVLPALLLDYALGLEKWHALYALFGGVLLWSLTAFLDKDRQFLHDKIAGTRMVQLPKLEKKKAKAEEAKA